The region GGGTCGAGGAGCCGAGTTATTTCTTCCGCTTGTCGCGCTGGCAAGAGCCGTTGCTGGCCCATTACGAGGCCAACCCGGATGCCATTCTGCCCGAGAGCCGACGCAACGAGGTGCTGAGCTTCATTCGCGGCGGCCTGCAGGATCTTTCGATCTCGCGCACTAGCTTCAAATGGGGCGTACCGGTGCCGGGCGATGACGAGCATATCATGTATGTCTGGCTCGACGCGCTAACCAACTATCTGACTGCCGTCGGCTATCCCGACACTGACGGCGAGGCCTACAAGACCTTTTGGTCAGAGGTGCTGCATGTGGTCGGGAAAGACATCCTGCGCTTCCACGCGGTCTATTGGCCAGCATTCCTGATGTCCGCCGGCATGATGCCACCTAAGCGCGTCTTCGCTCACGGCTGGTGGACGGTCGAGAGTGAGAAAATGTCCAAAACCATCGGCAATGTCGTCGAGCCCTTCGACCTCGTCGCCACCTATGGTCTCGATCAAGTGCGTTATTTCCTCTTGCGCGAAGTACCTTTCGGCAATGACGGCGATTTTTCGCGCGCGGCCATGATCCATAGAATAAATAGCGATTTAGCGAATGATTTCGGAAATTTGGCGCAACGTGTTCTGAGTATGATTCAAAAGAATTGCGACGCCGCCGTGCCTAATCCCGGAGCCTACAGCGGCGACGACACGGCGTTTCTGGATAGTGCCAACTCATTGATCGCCGAGCTGCGACCGCTAATGGAGCGCCAGGCGCTCCACGCGGCGCTGGAAAGCCTTTGGGGCGTCGTTCGCGCCGCCAATTCCTATGTCGATCGCCAGGCACCCTGGACCCTGCGCAAAACCGATCCGAAACGCATGGCGACGGTACTCTATGTCCTGGCCGAGACCATCCGCCATCTGGCTATCTTGGTGCAGCCATTCATGCCGGACGCCGCCGGCAAGATGCTCGACCAGCTCGCCGTACCGGGCGACGCGCGAGATTTTTCCCATCTCGGCCCAGGCCATGCGTTACATGCCGGTGTCGCATTACCCAAGCCAGAAGGCGTGTTTCCTCGCATCGAAGCCGAGGCCGAGTGATGCTTGTAGATAGCCATTGCCATCTCGATTTTCCGGACTATGCAGACGATCTCGACAATGTGGTGGCGCAGGCGCGACAGGCTGGTGTCGGCGTGATCCAGACCATCAGCACCCGCATGACCACCTTTCCCAAAGTGCTAGCGTTGGCAAAACGTTACGACGATATGTACTGCTCCGTCGGCGTGCATCCCCATAATGCGGGAGACGAGGGCGACGTCACCAGCGCCGAACTGGTTGCGGCAATCAAACATGCCGAGGTCATCGGCATCGGCGAGACGGGACTCGATTACTATTACAAACACAGCCCGCGCGAAGCCCAACGGGCTAGCTTCCGCAGCCACATCGCAGCGGCACGCGAGAGCGGTCTGCCGCTGATCGTTCATAGTCGCAACGCCGACGAAGACACTGCCGAGATTTTGCGCGACGAAGCCGGGAAGGGCGCCTTTTTTGGCCTCATCCATTGCTTCACCTCGGGGCGGGCACTGGCTGAGACGGCCTTGGCGCTTGGTATGAGCA is a window of Alphaproteobacteria bacterium DNA encoding:
- the metG gene encoding methionine--tRNA ligase: MPGPTAYYVTTPIYYVNDVPHLGHAYTTIACDALSRFMRLDGRKVMFLTGTDEHGQKVEKSAAAAGEDPQVFTDRVSQHFRDLTGVLGCANDDFIRTTEPRHAAASQAIWSALAAAGDIYLNKYDGWYSVRDEAYFAEQELIEGPDGEKLTPAGAPVEWVEEPSYFFRLSRWQEPLLAHYEANPDAILPESRRNEVLSFIRGGLQDLSISRTSFKWGVPVPGDDEHIMYVWLDALTNYLTAVGYPDTDGEAYKTFWSEVLHVVGKDILRFHAVYWPAFLMSAGMMPPKRVFAHGWWTVESEKMSKTIGNVVEPFDLVATYGLDQVRYFLLREVPFGNDGDFSRAAMIHRINSDLANDFGNLAQRVLSMIQKNCDAAVPNPGAYSGDDTAFLDSANSLIAELRPLMERQALHAALESLWGVVRAANSYVDRQAPWTLRKTDPKRMATVLYVLAETIRHLAILVQPFMPDAAGKMLDQLAVPGDARDFSHLGPGHALHAGVALPKPEGVFPRIEAEAE
- a CDS encoding TatD family hydrolase, whose product is MLVDSHCHLDFPDYADDLDNVVAQARQAGVGVIQTISTRMTTFPKVLALAKRYDDMYCSVGVHPHNAGDEGDVTSAELVAAIKHAEVIGIGETGLDYYYKHSPREAQRASFRSHIAAARESGLPLIVHSRNADEDTAEILRDEAGKGAFFGLIHCFTSGRALAETALALGMSISISGIVTFRNAQALRNIVREIPLNRLLIETDAPFLAPAPNRGRRNEPAYVAHTAAAIADLLDVPTERLAEATTANFHALFREARAAVAAA